A single window of Cololabis saira isolate AMF1-May2022 chromosome 24, fColSai1.1, whole genome shotgun sequence DNA harbors:
- the LOC133425247 gene encoding tripartite motif-containing protein 16-like codes for MAQKGDQLDQETFSCSICLEVLKDPVTIPCGHSYCMNCIKSYWDEGEKKLPSCPQCRETFIPRPALVKNTMFAALVEQLKKAGLQAAPANHCYAGREDVACDVCSGRKLKAIKSCLVCLVSYCEKHLQPHHDSSSFKKHKLVDPSKNLQDNICPRHGEVMKMFCRTDQKCICYLCSVDEHKGHDTVSAVAERTERQRQMEASQQQIQQEIQDREKDVKLLQQEVEAINQSADKTVEDSEEIFTEMISLLQKRSSDVKQWIRSQQESEVRRVRELEEKLQQEITDLKRRDAEMKQLSDTEDHKQFLHSCPSLSPLSQSTHSSSISIRPLRYFQDVTAAVSEVRGRLQDILRDTWTNVSLAVTEVDVLLPQPEPEPEPTSRAGFLKYSCEITLDPNTVNQLLLLSEENRKVTLMDQGQSYSGHPDRFSYYSQVLSRESLTGRHYWEVEKTAGGVYVAVSYKNISRSGRWEESGFGLNDKSWSLCCSSLSYEFMYNNISTSISGPQSSRIGVYLDHRAGVLSFYSVSGTMTLLHRVQTTFTQPLHAGVWVYYSPGGSAEFCKLK; via the coding sequence ATGGCGCAGAAAGGAGAtcagctggaccaggaaaccttttcttgttccatctgtttggaggttttaaaggatccggtgactattccctgtggacacagttaCTGTATGAACTGTATTAAATCCTACTGggatgaaggagagaagaaactcCCCAGCTGTCCTCAGTGTAGAGAGACTTTCATCCCGAGGCCTGCGCTGGTGAAAAACACCATGTTTGCAGCTTTAGTGGAGCAGCTGAAGAAGGCCGGACTCCAAGCTGCTCCTGCTAatcactgctatgctggacGTGAAGATGTGGCCTGTGATGTCTGCTCTGGAAGAAAACTGAAAGCCATCAAGTCCTGTTTGGTCTGTCTGGTCTCTTACTGCGAGAAACACCTTCAACCTCATCATGATTCATCTTCATTCAAGAAACACAAGCTGGTGGATCCCtccaagaacctgcaggacaacatctgcccccgtcatggtgaggtgatgaagatgttctgtcgtactgatcagaagtgtatctgttatctctgctctgtggatGAACATAAAGGCCACGACACAGTCTCGGCTGTAGCAGAAAGGACTGAGAGGCAGAGACAGATGGAGGCGAGTCAacaacaaatccagcaggagatccaggacagagagaaagatgtgaagctgcttcagcaggaggtggaggccatcaatcagtctgctgataaaacagtggaggacagtgaggagatcttcactgagatgatctctctcctccagaaaagaagctctgatgtgaagcagtggatcagatcccagcaggaaagtgaagtgaggagagtcagagagctggaggagaagctgcagcaggagatcactgacctgaagaggagagacgctgagatgaagcagctctcaGACACCGAGGACCACAAGCAGTTCCTCCACAGCTGCCCCTCACTGTCACCACTCAGTCagtccacacactcctccagcatcagcatccgtcctctcagATACTTTCAGGATGTGACAGCAgctgtgtcagaggtcagaggtcgactacaggacatcctgagagacacGTGGACAAACGTCTCACTGGCCGTCACTGAGGTGGATGTTTTACtgccacaaccagaaccagaaccagaaccaacgagcagagctggattcttgaagtattcatgtgaaatcactctggatccaaacacagtaaaCCAACTACTGTTActgtcagaggagaacagaaaggtgactTTGATGGACCAAGGTCAGTCTTATTCTGGAcatccagacagattcagtTATTATTCTCAGGTCCTgagtagagagagtctgactggacgtcattactgggaggtggagaagaCAGCAGGTGGAGTTTAtgtagcagtttcatacaagaatatcagcagatcagggAGGTGGGAGGAAAGTGGATTTGGATTGAATGACAAATCTTGGTCACTATGTTGTTCCTCACTcagttatgaatttatgtacaACAACATCAGTACCTCCATCTCAGGTCCTCAGAGTTCCAGAATAGGAGTTTAcctggatcacagagcaggtgttctgtccttctacagcgtctctggaaccatgaccctcctccacagagtccagaccaccTTCACTCAGCCGCTCCACGCTGGAGTTTGGGTTTACTACAGTCCTGGAGGCTCAgctgagttctgtaaactcAAGTAG
- the LOC133425246 gene encoding tripartite motif-containing protein 16-like, translating to MAQKGDQLDQETFSCSICLEVLKDPVAIPCGHSYCMNCIKSYWDEGEKKLPSCPQCRQTFRRRPELVKNTMLAALVEQLKKTGLQAAPADHCYAGPEDVACDFCSGRKLKAIKSCLVCLVSYCEKHFQSYHDVAPLKKHQLVDPSKNLQDNICPRHGEVMKMFCRTDQKCICYLCPVDEHKGHDTVSAVAERTERQREMEVSRQQIQQEIQDREKDVKVLQQEVEAINQSADKTVEDSEEIFTELISLLQKRSSDVKQQIRSQQETEVRRVREFEEKVQQEITDLKRRDAEMKQLSDTEDHNQFLQSCASLSPLSHSSSISIRPLRYFQDVTAAVSEVRGQLQDILRDTWTNVSLAVTEVDVLLPQPEPEPEPEPQPQPQPQPEPEPTSRAGFLKYSCEITLDPNTVNTALLLSEENRKVTAMKTHQSYSDHPDRFTTMFQVLSRESLTGRHYWEVEKTAGEVRVAVSYKNIIRSGKESEFGGNDKSWSLCCSSASCSFHHNSIPTSISGPWSSRIGVYLDHRAGVLSFYSVSETMTLLHRVQTTFTQPLHAGVGFGILWWNDPVHSAEFCKLK from the coding sequence ATGGCGCAGAAAGGAGAtcagctggaccaggaaacGTTTTCTTGTTCCATCtgtctggaggttttaaaggatccggtggctattccctgtggacacagttaCTGTATGAACTGTATTAAATCCTACTGggatgaaggagagaagaaactcCCCAGCTGTCCTCAGTGTCGACAGACGTTCAGACGGAGGCCTGAGCTGGTGAAAAACACCATGTTAGCAGCTTTAGTGGAGCAGCTGAAGAAGACCGGACtccaagctgctcctgctgatcactgctatgctggacctgaAGATGTGGCCTGTGATTTCTGCTCTGGAAGAAAATTGAAAGCCATCAAGTCCTGTTTGGTCTGTCTGGTCTCTTACTGCGAGAAACACTTTCAATCTTATCATGATGTGGCTCCATTAAAGAAACACCAGCTGGTGGATCCCtccaagaacctgcaggacaacatctgcccccgtcacggtgaggtgatgaagatgttctgtCGTACTGATCAGAAGTGTATCTGTTATCTCTGCCCTGTGGATGAACATAAAGGCCACGACACGGTCTCAGCTGTAGCAGAAAGGactgagaggcagagagagatggaggtgagtcgacaacagatccagcaggagatccaggacagagagaaagatgtgaaagtgcttcagcaggaggtggaggccatcaatcagtctgctgataaaacagtggaggacagcgaggagatcttcactgagctcatctctctcctccagaaaagaagctctgatgtgaagcagcagatcagatcccagcaggaaactgaagtgaggagagtcagagagTTTGAGGAGAAGgtgcagcaggagatcactgacctgaagaggagagacgctgagatgaagcagctctcaGACACCGAGGACCACAACCAGTTCCTCCAAAGCTGCGCCTCACTGTCACCACTCAGCCACTcttccagcatcagcatccgtcctctcagATACTTTCAGGATGTGACAGCAgctgtgtcagaggtcagaggtcaactacaggacatcctgagagacacGTGGACAAACGTCTCACTGGCCGTCACTGAGGTGGATGTTTTACtgccacaaccagaaccagaaccagaaccagaaccacaaccacaaccacaaccacaaccagaaccagaaccaacgagcagagctggattcttgaagtattcatgtgaaatcactctggatccaaacacagtaaacacagcgctgttactgtcagaggagaacagaaaggtgacAGCTATGAAGACACATCAGTCTtattctgatcatccagacagattcactACAATGTTTCAGGTCCTgagtagagagagtctgactggacgtcattactgggaggtggagaagaCAGCAGGTGAAGTTCGtgtagcagtttcatacaagaatatcatCCGATCAGGGAAGGAAAGTGAATTTGGAGGAAATGACAAATCTTGGTCACTATGTTGTTCCTCAGCCAGTTGTTCATTTCATCACAACAGCATCCCAACCTCCATCTCAGGTCCTTGGAGCTCCAGAATAGGAGTTTAcctggatcacagagcaggtgttctgtccttctacagcgtctctgaaaccatgaccctcctccacagagtccagaccaccTTCACTCAGCCGCTACACGCTGGAGTCGGGTTTGGAATTTTGTGGTGGAATGATCCTGTACACTCAgctgagttctgtaaactcAAGTAG